A window of the Odocoileus virginianus isolate 20LAN1187 ecotype Illinois chromosome 20, Ovbor_1.2, whole genome shotgun sequence genome harbors these coding sequences:
- the LOC139029623 gene encoding vomeronasal type-1 receptor 1-like — MMASSKWEMGIILVTQMGVGILGNSFLLCLYNFTLLTGRKVRPTDLILNQLVLANSLVLFSRGIPHTMATFGSRNFLNDAGCKLLFYFQRVSRGICLSMTSLLSGFQAVRLCPHFSRWLELRMRSSMCIAFCCFFCWILNLLINLSIPFYITGPTHIENLSVRINYGYCFTLNPNRNIRFVYPSIFFTTDFICLSLMVWASGSTVVFLLKHKQRVQHIHSSSRSSRACAEARATSTVLILASCFCSLYSLSALVTFRMSLFAIPGQWLVDLSVFLSLFFPTVSPFVLIFRDTRVTRNIFASSSRQGKHFLLIWL, encoded by the coding sequence ATGATGGCTTCTTCAAAGTGGGAAATGGGAATTATCTTAGTCACTCAGATGGGAGTGGGGATCCTTGGGAACTCATTCCTCCTTTGTCTTTATAACTTCACTTTGCTCACTGGACGCAAGGTGAGACCCACAGACTTGATTCTCAACCAGCTCGTCTTAGCCAACTCCTTGGTGCTTTTCTCTAGAGGGATCCCACATACAATGGCAACTTTTGGATCCAGGAATTTCCTGAACGATGCTGGATGTAAActtctcttctattttcaaaGGGTGAGCAGAGGGATTTGCCTTAGCATGACCTCCCTCCTCAGTGGCTTCCAAGCCGTTAGACTTTGCCCCCATTTCTCCAGGTGGCTGGAGCTCAGAATGAGATCGTCAATGTGCATTGCCTTCTGCTGCTTCTTTTGCTGGATCCTGAATCTTTTGATAAATCTCTCTATTCCTTTCTATATCACTGGTCCAACTCACATTGAAAACCTTAGTGTAAGGATAAATTATGGATACTGTTTCACTTTGAATCCAAACAGAAATATAAGGTTTGTATATCCGTCCATATTCTTCACAACAGACTTCATATGTTTGAGTCTCATGGTCTGGGCTAGCGGCTCCACGGTGGTTTTCCTGCTCAAGCACAAGCAGCGGGTCcagcacattcacagcagcaGCCGTTCTTCCAGAGCTTGTGCCGAGGCGAGAGCCACGTCCACCGTCTTGATCCTTGCGAGCTGCTTTTGTTCACTGTACTCACTGTCTGCTCTTGTGACCTTTAGGATGAGTCTATTTGCTATTCCGGGCCAGTGGCTGGTAGATCTCtctgtatttttgtctttgtttttcccaACAGTCAGCCCCTTTGTGCTTATTTTCAGGGATACTCGTGTCACTCGTAATATATTTGCTTCATCTTCTAGGCAAGGAAAACACTTTTTGCTAATTTGGCTGTGA
- the LOC110137835 gene encoding zinc finger and SCAN domain-containing protein 4-like, with protein sequence MDLGFRASFQCKPSKDDPKSANTDFIPRRGPTLQTAGDISKLQNTQPGLLQNGNNSCARQELQRLYKSFHLWLQPEKHSKDEIIFQLALEQFMINKHYSEKSTLKEKWEASGGDLEKFTEDLHDDCMKLPDLVHVHMQGQEALFSENMPLKEIIFHLTNQLSTGGVNMRTPSRTMQDTSLETGQRNEDKENDGNISVKTHQVNDSITSPSNQIPSLLIVQEENRPRLEEGGVSLENPRSSRRGASPGPFRLQDRFRKGPSSQDVLMEVEPDQVTPEPVSARQSSEGTSAPGEHQERSHRAPEVYRCERCPKTFRYSSRFRVHQKRHNNERTYICAECGKGFFQASDLHVHQRIHTGEKPFACSTCEMAFTHKTNLRAHERTHTGEKPYECALCQRCFRQSSTYHRHLRFHQKTTLKSAPH encoded by the exons ATGGATTTAGGTTTCAGAGCATCATTTCAGTGTAAACCATCCAAGGATGACCCAAAGTCAGCAAATACAGACTTTATCCCCAGGCGAGGACCCACACTGCAAACAGCAGGGGATATCTCTAAGTTGCAGAACACTCAGCCCGGCTTATTGCAAAATGGCAATAACTCATGTGCAAGGCAGGAACTGCAAAGACTCTATAAGTCATTTCATTTATGGCTGCAGCCAGAAAAACACAGCAaggatgaaattatttttcaacttgCCCTGGAACAATTTATGATCAATAAGCACTACAGTGAAAAGTCTACTTTGAAAGAGAAATGGGAAGCAAGTGGTGGAGACCTGGAGAAATTCACAGAAGATCTGCATGATGACTGCATGAAGTTACCTGACTTG gtccATGTCCACATGCAGGGGCAGGAAGCCCTCTTTTCAGAAAATATGCCCTTAAAAGAAATCATCTTTCATCTAACCAATCAGTTGTCGACAGGAGGGGTGAACATGAGGACTCCATCCCGGACTATGCAAGATACGTCCCTAGAAACAGGACAGA GaaatgaagataaagaaaatgatggCAATATTTCTGTGAAAACTCATCAAGTAAATGACAGTATTACTAGTCCAAGCAATCAAATACCTTCCCTACTCATTGTCCAAGAAGAGAACCGTCCGAGGCTGGAAGAAGGAGgcgtttctctggagaatccacGAAGCTCCAGAAGAGGAGCAAGTCCAGGTCCCTTCAGGCTCCAGGACAGATTCCGGAAAGGACCCTCTTCTCAAGATGTCCTCATGGAGGTGGAACCAGACCAGGTCACCCCTGAGCCTGTTTCTGCACGTCAGAGCTCTGAGGGGACTTCTGCACCTGGGGAACACCAGGAAAGATCCCATAGAGCCCCAGaagtgtacagatgtgagagatgtcCCAAGACCTTCAGGTATTCCTCTCGGTTCAGAGTTCACCAGAAAAGACACAATAATGAGAGGACATATATTTGTGCCGAGTGTGGCAAAGGCTTCTTCCAGGCATCAGACCTCCACGTGCATCAGAGgattcacacaggagagaagccctTCGCGTGCAGCACCTGTGAAATGGCCTTCACCCACAAGACCAACCTTCGGGCTCATGAGAGAACCCACACGGGAGAGAAGCCCTATGAGTGTGCCCTCTGCCAGAGATGCTTCCGCCAGTCCTCCACCTACCACCGCCATCTTAGGTTTCACCAGAAAACTACCCTCAAGAGTGCTCCACACTAA